The following coding sequences lie in one bacterium genomic window:
- a CDS encoding FadR/GntR family transcriptional regulator — translation MFKPVKKTRIYEEIVFKIKDMIEQGKLKTGDQLPAERELAAAFKVSRPSVREALRALESQRFLVSRQGDGTYISQQPIELLIEPFAAVIMKEKFDQLELFEMRRLIEPQLADLAAQRATPAEIDEMEQIVNMQEQLLTISDPQLTPEKTLHDLIFKAAKNKILISIMDSLLDSLAETRDKYLQLESRPQMSLARHKEILAAIKAGEGGLAADVMREHLEETEGMLFEVLNGEKGREQ, via the coding sequence ATGTTTAAACCTGTTAAAAAAACCAGAATTTACGAAGAGATCGTTTTCAAGATCAAGGACATGATCGAGCAGGGTAAGCTTAAAACCGGAGATCAACTGCCTGCCGAGAGGGAGCTTGCCGCAGCATTCAAGGTGAGCAGACCGTCGGTAAGGGAAGCTCTCAGAGCCCTGGAGAGCCAGAGGTTTCTGGTGAGCAGGCAGGGGGACGGGACATACATCTCCCAACAGCCCATTGAACTATTAATCGAACCTTTCGCAGCTGTAATAATGAAGGAGAAGTTCGATCAACTGGAACTGTTCGAGATGCGACGGCTCATTGAACCTCAACTGGCCGATCTGGCTGCCCAACGGGCCACCCCGGCTGAAATAGATGAGATGGAACAGATCGTGAACATGCAGGAACAACTACTGACCATCAGTGATCCCCAGCTAACCCCTGAGAAGACACTTCACGATCTCATTTTCAAGGCTGCCAAGAACAAGATCCTCATCAGCATTATGGACAGCCTGCTGGATTCCCTGGCGGAAACCCGTGACAAATACCTGCAGCTTGAAAGCAGGCCGCAGATGTCACTTGCCCGCCACAAGGAGATCCTTGCTGCCATCAAGGCTGGTGAAGGGGGACTCGCCGCGGACGTTATGCGCGAGCACCTGGAGGAGACTGAGGGCATGCTGTTCGAGGTGTTAAACGGGGAAAAAGGGAGAGAGCAGTGA
- a CDS encoding AzlD domain-containing protein, which yields MRVELILACLAMTAVTYLCRALFTASVSRVRISPWWEHYLTFIPFAVLTALVTPYLLLPGSAVTLSLINPYSLAGVVTFIVSYRSKNLILSVGVGMVLFLVLGKVL from the coding sequence ATGAGAGTTGAACTCATCCTCGCCTGCCTAGCCATGACGGCGGTGACCTATCTGTGCAGGGCACTTTTCACTGCATCAGTATCCAGGGTGCGTATCTCACCGTGGTGGGAGCATTATCTGACATTCATTCCCTTCGCGGTCCTCACAGCCCTTGTCACTCCTTATCTTCTGCTGCCAGGCTCGGCCGTGACACTGTCCTTAATAAATCCCTACAGTCTGGCGGGGGTGGTAACTTTTATTGTCTCTTACAGGTCAAAAAATCTGATCCTGTCTGTGGGGGTAGGGATGGTATTGTTTCTGGTGCTGGGGAAGGTTCTTTAA
- a CDS encoding AzlC family ABC transporter permease translates to MENTQRKNITLWSDVRLGFLHFLPVGVVIFGYALVFGVLAVNSGLTVAEACLMSLTIFAGASQFIALPMIQEGATTWALAAMALVVNLRHLLYGLNIGRKYPDANTWKLLGVSLGIVDETYAFNTIGPGGPIKSIPYFAGTAICSYIVWNVGTFAGALAGKAMAALSTPGTGELDFAMLAVFISMVGSSLRRRADWFVIGLSVVTALLVFTLAGGHWHLFAAGLLVPLAAATLFRESKNES, encoded by the coding sequence ATGGAAAATACCCAACGAAAAAACATAACGCTGTGGTCTGATGTGAGGCTCGGGTTCCTGCATTTTCTGCCGGTAGGGGTGGTGATCTTCGGTTATGCCCTGGTGTTCGGGGTCCTGGCGGTAAACAGCGGGCTTACGGTGGCGGAAGCCTGCCTCATGTCCCTCACCATCTTCGCCGGGGCATCCCAGTTCATCGCTCTTCCCATGATCCAGGAGGGTGCCACCACCTGGGCTTTGGCCGCCATGGCCCTGGTGGTCAACCTGCGCCACCTCCTCTACGGTCTTAATATCGGAAGGAAATATCCGGATGCGAACACCTGGAAGCTCCTGGGTGTTTCTCTTGGGATCGTGGACGAGACTTACGCCTTTAACACCATCGGTCCGGGAGGTCCCATAAAATCGATCCCTTACTTCGCGGGAACAGCGATCTGTTCATATATAGTCTGGAACGTGGGCACTTTTGCAGGAGCACTGGCAGGAAAAGCAATGGCGGCGCTTAGTACCCCTGGTACCGGGGAGCTGGATTTCGCCATGCTGGCTGTCTTTATCTCCATGGTGGGATCCTCCCTCCGAAGGAGAGCCGATTGGTTCGTTATCGGGCTTTCTGTCGTAACGGCCTTACTGGTTTTTACCCTGGCGGGGGGACACTGGCATCTTTTCGCCGCCGGACTTCTGGTACCTTTGGCAGCCGCGACGTTATTCAGGGAGTCGAAAAATGAGAGTTGA
- a CDS encoding LysE family transporter — protein MYPETMISGDPSGPLLFFLSAGVALAAAAPIGPISILTIQRAMTMGFWLAFWPTLGAAAGDAVFGVIAALSAGYITTAILGARFWLKLIGSALLIAMGVKLFTLRSLKQNGIKENFGPWQLGFLNFTLVLSNPFTLTFYLAAFAFLGLSSGHLFARQSFFIGGGIVFGAMTWFVLICTVAGKFHMKVGEVLLGRVRTGIGALFVILGILSAVSVALGK, from the coding sequence ATGTACCCGGAAACCATGATCTCGGGTGACCCATCGGGTCCCCTGCTGTTTTTCCTCTCTGCGGGTGTGGCGCTGGCTGCAGCAGCTCCCATCGGTCCCATCAGCATACTGACCATCCAGCGCGCCATGACAATGGGGTTCTGGCTGGCTTTCTGGCCCACTCTCGGGGCGGCTGCCGGTGATGCTGTTTTCGGAGTTATCGCGGCTCTGAGCGCCGGGTACATTACGACAGCCATCCTGGGTGCAAGGTTCTGGCTCAAGCTTATCGGCAGCGCCCTCCTGATCGCCATGGGCGTAAAGCTGTTTACTCTCCGGTCGCTTAAACAAAACGGCATTAAAGAGAATTTCGGACCGTGGCAGCTCGGGTTTCTAAACTTCACCCTGGTCCTTTCCAACCCCTTTACCCTGACTTTTTATCTGGCGGCCTTCGCCTTCCTGGGGCTGAGTTCGGGGCATCTGTTTGCCAGGCAGTCTTTTTTTATCGGTGGAGGGATCGTTTTCGGAGCCATGACCTGGTTCGTGCTCATTTGTACTGTGGCAGGGAAGTTCCACATGAAGGTGGGTGAAGTGCTGCTGGGCCGTGTTCGCACGGGGATCGGGGCCCTGTTTGTTATCCTCGGCATCCTGTCAGCCGTTTCCGTTGCCCTGGGGAAATAA
- a CDS encoding class I SAM-dependent methyltransferase yields MSREDRLKWIYSSKNNEELAERYDEWAESYDQELEEDYGWQIPQLIAEELSHLTPRSGRILDAGAGTGLVGRYLGALGYGDLVAMDLSNEMLNKAREKGVYGEFHQMDLAETLGFPDDSFDAVVCAGVLTFSHAPAKSLNEMVRVTKPGGHLLYSLRTDAYDSMGFEDIIKDLDAEGKWQLLEKKGHQSFAEKEQEVVHDIWVYKVL; encoded by the coding sequence ATGTCCAGGGAAGACAGACTCAAGTGGATCTACTCTTCAAAGAACAATGAGGAGCTGGCTGAGCGGTACGATGAGTGGGCGGAAAGTTATGACCAGGAGCTGGAAGAGGACTACGGTTGGCAGATCCCTCAGCTGATCGCGGAGGAGCTATCCCACTTGACTCCCAGAAGCGGCAGGATCCTGGATGCGGGTGCCGGAACAGGGCTGGTGGGGCGATATCTCGGAGCGCTGGGCTACGGTGACCTGGTAGCTATGGATCTCTCCAATGAGATGCTTAATAAGGCCCGGGAAAAAGGCGTCTATGGAGAGTTTCACCAGATGGACCTGGCTGAGACGCTTGGTTTCCCCGATGATTCCTTTGACGCTGTCGTGTGTGCGGGTGTCCTTACCTTCAGCCACGCTCCCGCCAAGTCCCTGAACGAGATGGTCCGGGTGACAAAACCCGGGGGACACCTCCTGTATTCTCTCAGGACAGACGCTTACGATTCCATGGGGTTCGAGGATATTATCAAGGATCTGGATGCTGAAGGTAAGTGGCAACTGCTGGAAAAGAAGGGCCACCAGTCTTTCGCTGAGAAGGAGCAGGAAGTGGTCCACGACATCTGGGTGTACAAGGTGCTGTAG
- a CDS encoding lysophospholipid acyltransferase family protein: MIYRILRHLAYFSVRIFFRRIEVEGVENVPESGPVLLVPNHPNALVDALVVLMHLKRPISITAKSTLADIIILRQMIKSTNVILFHRKKDAAKGADPSRNAGAIAQCRERLELGEAILIFSEGQSHSDPSLRPLRTGAARIALDYLDPGLGPGLTSALDSGEMAANLAIIPVGLHFPEKDRFRSDVWVRFGKPLDPGRWLKLIQLLNQGY; the protein is encoded by the coding sequence ATGATCTACAGGATACTGCGTCATCTCGCATATTTCTCGGTGCGTATCTTCTTTCGGCGCATCGAGGTGGAGGGGGTCGAGAACGTGCCCGAGTCGGGCCCTGTTCTCCTTGTGCCCAACCACCCCAACGCCCTGGTGGACGCTCTCGTGGTCCTGATGCACCTGAAGCGGCCCATTTCCATTACAGCAAAGAGCACCCTGGCCGACATCATTATCCTGAGGCAGATGATAAAATCCACCAACGTCATTTTGTTCCACCGCAAAAAAGACGCCGCAAAGGGCGCGGATCCATCCAGGAATGCCGGCGCCATAGCCCAATGCCGGGAAAGACTTGAACTGGGTGAAGCCATACTCATCTTCTCCGAGGGCCAGAGCCACTCCGACCCGAGCTTGAGGCCCCTGCGCACCGGCGCGGCCCGCATTGCCCTGGACTATCTGGATCCCGGGCTTGGCCCGGGGCTTACATCCGCGCTGGATTCCGGAGAAATGGCCGCGAACCTTGCGATCATCCCGGTGGGCCTGCACTTCCCGGAAAAAGACCGGTTCCGCTCGGATGTCTGGGTCCGCTTCGGGAAGCCCCTCGACCCGGGCAGGTGGCTGAAACTGATTCAGCTCCTTAACCAAGGGTATTAG
- a CDS encoding MltA domain-containing protein: MLTRIFKLLSVTLIIVLVAACSWSPRPEGPPVSTPPLVPVDWNQVEGWLEDDPRLVLDAFGQSCSTLRYRQQWQQVCAEVTTLSDGSEAEVRAFFEGRFTPYQLSQPDNNRVGMVTGYYVPDLRGSREASPDYPYPIYRRPDDLLVIDLSDSYPELGKYRLRGRLDEQRVVPYWDRGEIEGDRNPLEGNELLWVEDPVELFFLHIQGSGRILFEDGSRTMVNYADQNGHPYGSLSQWLIKRGIMTRDEMSMQNIKAWARDNPSQVADLLSTNPSYIFFREAPSDTESPPGALGVPLTPGRSVAVDRQYTPLGAPVFLATTWPNTDRPLYRLMMAQDTGGAIKGPVRADFFWGMGDDAGNEAGRMKQPLKMWVLLPVEIPEE, from the coding sequence ATGCTGACACGCATATTCAAACTTCTGAGCGTGACCTTGATCATAGTGCTGGTCGCTGCGTGTTCCTGGTCACCGCGCCCGGAGGGTCCGCCGGTATCCACCCCTCCCCTGGTGCCAGTGGACTGGAATCAGGTGGAAGGCTGGCTGGAGGACGATCCCAGGCTGGTCCTGGACGCCTTTGGACAGAGTTGTTCGACCTTGCGTTATCGCCAGCAATGGCAGCAGGTCTGTGCCGAGGTGACTACGCTTTCCGATGGATCCGAAGCGGAGGTACGGGCATTTTTCGAAGGCCGTTTCACCCCCTACCAGCTGAGCCAACCCGACAATAACCGGGTTGGCATGGTCACCGGCTACTATGTTCCCGACCTGAGAGGCAGCCGGGAAGCCTCCCCGGACTATCCCTACCCCATTTATCGCCGTCCCGACGATCTCCTTGTCATCGATCTGAGTGACTCCTACCCGGAACTCGGCAAGTACCGGCTGCGCGGCCGCCTCGATGAGCAGCGCGTGGTCCCTTACTGGGACCGGGGGGAGATCGAAGGGGATCGTAACCCTCTTGAGGGAAATGAACTGCTCTGGGTGGAAGACCCGGTAGAGCTTTTCTTTCTGCACATTCAGGGGTCGGGTCGCATCCTTTTTGAGGACGGCAGCCGGACGATGGTCAACTACGCTGATCAGAACGGCCATCCTTACGGCTCCCTAAGCCAGTGGCTCATCAAACGGGGAATCATGACACGGGATGAGATGTCCATGCAGAACATCAAGGCGTGGGCGCGGGACAATCCATCCCAGGTGGCTGACCTGCTCAGCACGAACCCCAGCTACATATTCTTCCGGGAAGCGCCGTCCGACACCGAAAGCCCTCCAGGTGCCCTTGGTGTGCCCCTCACCCCGGGCCGAAGTGTCGCGGTGGATCGCCAGTATACACCGTTGGGCGCCCCGGTCTTTCTGGCCACGACCTGGCCCAACACCGACCGACCGCTTTACCGACTGATGATGGCTCAGGATACCGGCGGGGCGATCAAGGGGCCGGTTCGGGCCGACTTCTTCTGGGGGATGGGTGATGACGCCGGGAACGAAGCCGGCCGGATGAAACAACCGCTCAAGATGTGGGTTCTGCTGCCGGTGGAAATTCCCGAGGAATGA
- a CDS encoding 4Fe-4S binding protein, whose translation MKKRQKLRMGIILFSFFWFPATFYYLSPVLILQTASQGIINGSFIVFGLQFAAALLLGRAFCGWVCPAAGCQEALFLARDRKVTRGDFIKWVIWAPWLGAIAFLVFRRGGYERVDFLYETTYGFSVADVPSLTAYFTVLFLLIVFPASAVGKRSFCHHLCWMAPFMILGRKVRNTVGWSSLRLSAASEGCTHCHTCTDNCPMSLPVETMIKQGKMENAECILCGSCVDGCEFDILKYSFNSGVE comes from the coding sequence ATGAAGAAAAGACAGAAATTACGGATGGGGATCATCCTGTTTTCCTTCTTCTGGTTTCCCGCGACCTTTTACTACCTGTCCCCGGTCCTCATTTTACAGACTGCGTCACAGGGAATCATAAACGGCAGCTTTATCGTGTTCGGTCTGCAGTTTGCGGCCGCCCTTCTCCTTGGCAGGGCCTTTTGCGGCTGGGTGTGTCCCGCGGCCGGTTGCCAGGAAGCGCTCTTTCTGGCAAGGGACCGTAAGGTGACCCGAGGGGACTTCATCAAGTGGGTCATCTGGGCGCCCTGGCTCGGCGCCATTGCTTTTCTTGTTTTCAGAAGAGGCGGCTACGAGAGGGTTGATTTCCTCTACGAGACCACCTACGGCTTTTCCGTTGCGGATGTCCCCAGCCTCACAGCCTACTTCACCGTCCTTTTTCTTCTCATCGTGTTTCCAGCATCCGCTGTCGGTAAACGTTCCTTCTGCCACCATCTCTGCTGGATGGCTCCTTTCATGATCCTGGGAAGAAAAGTGAGAAACACGGTGGGATGGTCCTCACTGCGTTTGTCGGCAGCCTCTGAAGGGTGCACCCACTGTCACACCTGTACCGATAACTGCCCCATGAGCCTCCCGGTGGAAACGATGATCAAGCAAGGGAAGATGGAAAACGCCGAGTGCATCCTCTGCGGCAGCTGTGTCGACGGCTGCGAATTTGATATCCTCAAATATTCATTTAATTCCGGAGTTGAATAG
- a CDS encoding YkgJ family cysteine cluster protein, whose protein sequence is MKIQNICWTCASSGGSCCVNMQIYLTTGDIGRISQALGHGSFFRYERPWSWCERDGLDAEWKEHVLGSSRRRVLKRGRDGSCHLLGDEGCVLDLETRPLVCRLYPYEYMPEGIQGLHHGCPASKNPHPDKALEEMRMRSDRVGAWHRTLYAELSKARRTKGCAEK, encoded by the coding sequence ATGAAGATTCAGAACATTTGCTGGACATGCGCGTCATCCGGAGGGTCGTGCTGCGTCAACATGCAGATCTACCTGACAACCGGAGACATCGGAAGGATCAGTCAAGCACTGGGGCATGGGAGCTTTTTCAGATATGAGCGGCCGTGGTCGTGGTGCGAAAGGGACGGTCTGGACGCGGAGTGGAAGGAGCATGTCCTGGGTAGTTCCAGACGCCGGGTCCTCAAAAGGGGGCGGGACGGTTCCTGCCACCTTCTGGGAGATGAGGGGTGTGTCCTGGACCTTGAAACCCGTCCCCTGGTGTGCAGATTATATCCTTACGAATACATGCCCGAGGGTATTCAGGGCCTTCATCACGGCTGCCCTGCTTCGAAGAACCCCCATCCTGACAAGGCCCTGGAGGAGATGAGGATGAGGTCAGACAGGGTTGGTGCCTGGCACCGAACCCTCTACGCTGAGCTTTCCAAAGCCCGCCGGACAAAAGGGTGCGCAGAAAAATAA
- a CDS encoding inorganic phosphate transporter gives MFSLLGGVFLGWALGANDASNVIGPAVSTKMLRFRTAAGIAALFVLAGALLQGSSGVHTLSGLTDMGLTRAVISSVAAAAAVTIMTIFRLPVSSSQAVVGAILGIGFFNRNVNFTGLGKVVVCWIGTPIGGTVAAILVYKVIALLYNRLNLPIVLSDGLLRVGILAAGAYGAYALGANNVANVTAVFVGADYLSMTLALLIGGLSIGLGIVTFGRPVMNTVGSRLVRLDSFSAFVVLLAEALTVHFYTFLGVPVSTSQAIVGAVLGIGVLKGASTVSRKTLAGILFGWFLTPVIAACIALAGAAVFL, from the coding sequence ATGTTTTCCCTCCTGGGGGGGGTCTTCCTGGGTTGGGCCCTGGGCGCCAACGATGCTTCCAACGTCATCGGGCCAGCGGTTTCAACAAAGATGCTCCGGTTCCGCACAGCTGCGGGTATTGCCGCCCTTTTCGTCCTTGCCGGGGCTCTCCTGCAGGGAAGTTCCGGTGTCCACACCCTATCGGGTCTCACCGATATGGGCCTCACCCGTGCGGTCATCTCCTCCGTGGCCGCCGCCGCTGCGGTGACCATCATGACCATCTTCCGGCTGCCGGTGTCTTCATCTCAGGCGGTGGTCGGGGCCATCCTGGGGATCGGGTTTTTTAACCGGAATGTCAATTTTACCGGTCTGGGAAAGGTTGTTGTCTGCTGGATAGGGACACCCATCGGGGGGACTGTCGCGGCCATTCTGGTCTACAAGGTCATCGCCCTGCTTTACAATCGCCTCAACCTGCCCATAGTCCTATCGGACGGCCTGCTCAGAGTGGGTATTCTGGCCGCGGGGGCATACGGAGCCTACGCCCTGGGAGCCAATAATGTGGCCAACGTCACCGCTGTCTTCGTGGGAGCTGATTACCTGAGCATGACCCTTGCCCTGCTCATCGGGGGTTTGAGCATCGGATTGGGTATCGTGACCTTCGGACGACCGGTCATGAACACGGTGGGATCTCGCCTGGTGCGGCTGGACAGCTTTTCGGCCTTCGTGGTCCTGCTCGCCGAGGCTCTCACCGTGCACTTTTACACCTTCCTCGGCGTCCCGGTATCCACCTCCCAGGCCATTGTGGGAGCCGTGCTGGGGATCGGTGTCCTCAAGGGGGCCAGCACGGTGAGCCGGAAAACTCTTGCGGGTATTTTGTTCGGGTGGTTCCTGACGCCCGTAATTGCTGCCTGTATCGCCCTGGCCGGCGCCGCTGTTTTCCTCTGA
- a CDS encoding DUF47 family protein, producing MLQTIFKKQYQVESLVIKYLEAIEMAQENFALALETCLMDDKACGDFSFLSDETHRFESQADDVREEIKTLMYDKVLLPESRGDIMRLLDGIDYVPRYMEIVLNILKTQMLVIPDFLIPDIRELVAASLEACALMRWQVEDLFKRKGRIKELLAVIDLKESQCDKIERRLISAIFESDLDGFQKLQLKELVIFLGDISDQVDTISKQINIMSLKRRV from the coding sequence ATGCTACAAACCATTTTTAAAAAGCAGTACCAGGTGGAATCCCTCGTTATCAAATATCTGGAGGCCATCGAGATGGCCCAGGAAAATTTTGCCCTCGCTCTTGAAACGTGCCTTATGGATGACAAGGCCTGCGGGGATTTTTCTTTTCTTTCCGATGAGACCCACCGGTTCGAGTCCCAGGCAGACGATGTCCGCGAGGAGATCAAGACCCTCATGTACGACAAGGTTCTTCTTCCCGAATCCCGGGGCGACATCATGAGGCTTCTCGATGGGATAGACTACGTTCCGAGGTACATGGAGATCGTCCTTAATATACTCAAGACCCAGATGCTGGTCATCCCCGATTTTCTTATCCCGGACATCAGGGAACTGGTGGCCGCTTCCCTGGAAGCGTGCGCACTGATGAGATGGCAGGTGGAGGACCTGTTCAAGCGCAAGGGCCGGATAAAGGAGTTGCTTGCCGTCATCGATCTTAAGGAAAGTCAGTGCGACAAAATAGAAAGGCGCCTCATCTCCGCTATCTTCGAGTCGGACCTGGATGGATTCCAGAAGCTGCAGCTTAAAGAGCTGGTCATCTTCCTCGGGGACATATCCGACCAGGTGGACACGATCTCCAAGCAGATCAATATCATGAGCCTCAAGAGGCGCGTGTAG
- a CDS encoding ABC transporter ATP-binding protein, with amino-acid sequence MGFIEIKNLVKRYKKVVAVNHIHLEVEEGEIVTLLGPSGCGKTTTLRCIAGLEIPEDGDIVIDGRPMLSEGFVHASQRGIGMVFQNYAVWPHMRVFNNVGYGLKLRKVPRKEIQERVLEALELVGLGGLGERYPSQLSGGQQQRVALARALVGNPQVLLLDEPLSNLDAKLREKMRFEIKSLVKRMGITAVYVTHDQAEAMVISDRIAVMDSGDIVQIGTATEIYKKPANKFVADFIGTMNFISGEIIQAPRDAPSVSGAVCVRTEFSEEILCTTDGVTEATPGKKVYVSIRPEDVEVFAEPNQDRENLFTGVVAHKAYLGNFLYFFINVNGTMIQAQVPHDLSQEEGQEVHLFLDPQKCMILF; translated from the coding sequence ATGGGATTTATCGAGATCAAAAACCTGGTCAAGCGCTACAAGAAGGTGGTGGCGGTCAACCATATACACCTTGAAGTGGAAGAGGGAGAAATTGTGACGCTTCTCGGTCCCAGCGGGTGCGGCAAAACAACCACCTTGAGGTGCATCGCCGGGCTGGAAATACCGGAAGATGGGGATATCGTCATTGACGGCAGGCCGATGCTTTCGGAAGGGTTTGTCCATGCGTCACAGCGGGGGATCGGCATGGTTTTCCAGAACTATGCCGTGTGGCCGCATATGAGGGTCTTTAATAATGTCGGTTACGGCCTGAAACTCAGGAAAGTTCCCAGGAAGGAAATCCAGGAGAGAGTGCTGGAGGCACTGGAACTGGTGGGTTTGGGGGGGTTAGGGGAGAGGTATCCATCCCAGCTGAGCGGCGGACAGCAGCAGCGGGTGGCCCTGGCACGGGCGCTGGTGGGAAATCCCCAAGTGCTGCTGCTCGATGAACCTCTGAGCAACCTGGACGCGAAGCTGAGGGAGAAGATGCGGTTCGAGATAAAGAGCCTGGTAAAACGCATGGGTATCACGGCTGTCTACGTCACCCACGACCAGGCTGAGGCCATGGTCATTTCCGATCGGATCGCCGTCATGGATTCAGGGGACATCGTTCAGATCGGCACAGCTACAGAGATCTACAAAAAGCCCGCCAATAAATTTGTGGCCGATTTCATCGGCACCATGAACTTTATATCCGGTGAGATCATACAGGCCCCCCGGGACGCCCCATCGGTATCCGGGGCGGTTTGCGTTCGCACTGAATTCAGCGAGGAGATTTTGTGTACAACGGACGGCGTTACGGAAGCAACGCCGGGGAAAAAAGTCTATGTATCTATTCGTCCTGAAGACGTGGAGGTTTTTGCTGAGCCGAATCAAGACAGGGAAAACCTGTTTACGGGTGTTGTTGCCCACAAGGCGTACCTGGGTAATTTCTTGTATTTCTTCATAAATGTGAACGGAACGATGATCCAGGCGCAGGTTCCGCACGACTTGTCTCAAGAGGAAGGACAGGAAGTCCATCTGTTTTTAGATCCGCAAAAATGTATGATCCTGTTCTAA
- a CDS encoding iron ABC transporter permease encodes MSRGNVILAAVLWLIIAFLIIYPLSILLSESLTLTGTDGRGIGNYLEFFKDTYYLKIFGNTLLLSTLLLVTTTVFGVPLAYILARYRHRGKTVFTALILLPIVLPAFAGVFAFIIFFGKYGTMNLLLMQIGLIEKPVNFIYGLHGLVFVQSLHMLPFIVLGLSAGFTNIDPSFEEAAEVEGASGFRRFITITLPLCTPSYLAGAVLVFLWPFTDWLTPMILGQTDLLPSVAYINIAYHFTDMHRKYMGIVAVVVSAVICISLFLLARWWVEKKKYTGLSKGTTSEGRVIEPGPLLKAGAYAYLIFIAVVVLLIPIVLGLSAFSRRWVFEPFPTYWTLDNFRLILLESPLLIKNSFLFSGLALVFGVAFGLPAAYIIVRTRVPGKDALDFVITLMLAFPGIAIGVGYMLAFWDTIPLAKYWIIMPLALFARRLPYFLRMAHASYLQLDVSLEEAAEVAGAGRLRTFMTISLPLLLKGVLVGVMMFFIMAFQEISTAIFLYRGGWETLPIGIYLNWHRGMEFGIAAAMAFLMIVITFILLLIASRIGGNMLKAAWSTDE; translated from the coding sequence ATGTCCCGAGGCAACGTCATTCTGGCAGCAGTCCTGTGGTTGATCATTGCTTTCCTTATAATTTATCCGCTTTCCATTCTGCTCAGTGAAAGTTTAACCCTCACCGGGACTGACGGCCGGGGTATAGGTAATTACCTGGAGTTCTTCAAGGACACCTATTATCTCAAGATCTTTGGCAATACCCTGCTGCTCAGTACTCTTTTGCTCGTGACGACCACTGTGTTCGGGGTGCCACTGGCATACATCCTGGCAAGATACCGGCACAGGGGAAAGACTGTTTTTACAGCTCTCATCCTTTTGCCCATCGTCCTGCCCGCTTTCGCCGGCGTATTCGCGTTCATCATCTTTTTCGGCAAGTACGGTACGATGAACCTGCTGCTCATGCAGATAGGGCTCATCGAGAAGCCCGTAAATTTCATATACGGACTGCACGGGCTGGTATTCGTCCAATCCCTGCACATGCTTCCTTTCATTGTCCTCGGTCTTTCGGCGGGTTTTACCAACATCGACCCTTCCTTTGAGGAAGCTGCCGAAGTGGAGGGGGCCAGCGGCTTTCGGCGATTCATCACAATAACGCTGCCTCTGTGCACCCCCAGTTATCTGGCGGGTGCCGTCCTCGTATTCCTGTGGCCCTTCACGGACTGGCTCACACCAATGATCCTGGGGCAGACGGATCTCCTTCCCTCGGTGGCGTACATTAATATCGCCTATCATTTTACAGATATGCACCGCAAGTACATGGGGATCGTGGCGGTGGTTGTTTCTGCCGTTATCTGCATCTCCCTCTTTCTGCTCGCCAGGTGGTGGGTCGAAAAGAAAAAGTATACCGGCCTTTCCAAGGGAACTACCTCTGAAGGCAGGGTGATCGAACCGGGCCCGCTGCTGAAAGCGGGCGCATACGCTTACCTGATATTTATCGCCGTCGTTGTCCTGCTGATCCCCATCGTGCTGGGTTTATCCGCCTTTTCCAGAAGATGGGTCTTTGAACCGTTTCCCACCTACTGGACCCTCGATAACTTCAGACTCATTCTCCTGGAAAGCCCGCTCCTGATCAAAAACTCTTTCCTGTTCAGCGGACTGGCCCTGGTCTTCGGGGTCGCCTTTGGACTTCCAGCCGCCTATATCATCGTCCGCACCCGTGTCCCGGGCAAAGATGCCCTCGACTTTGTCATCACCCTGATGCTGGCTTTCCCTGGTATCGCCATTGGTGTAGGTTACATGCTGGCATTTTGGGATACCATACCCCTGGCCAAGTACTGGATCATCATGCCTCTGGCCCTGTTCGCTCGCCGACTCCCATACTTTTTGAGGATGGCGCACGCCTCTTACCTGCAGCTGGATGTTTCTCTTGAGGAGGCCGCGGAAGTGGCGGGCGCGGGCAGACTCAGAACTTTTATGACCATATCTTTGCCTCTGCTCCTCAAAGGCGTGCTCGTCGGTGTGATGATGTTCTTTATCATGGCGTTCCAGGAGATCTCTACTGCCATATTCCTTTACCGGGGAGGCTGGGAAACGCTGCCCATCGGTATTTATCTGAACTGGCACCGCGGCATGGAGTTTGGTATCGCCGCCGCCATGGCGTTCCTGATGATCGTGATCACCTTCATCCTCCTTTTGATCGCATCGAGGATCGGCGGGAATATGCTAAAGGCGGCATGGAGCACTGATGAATAG